A single Nitrosospira multiformis ATCC 25196 DNA region contains:
- the sucC gene encoding ADP-forming succinate--CoA ligase subunit beta, which produces MKIHEYQAKHILHQFGIPIPRGHSCFNVDEAVATAKKLGGSTWVVKAQIHAGGRGKGGGVKIARSLDEVKQFAEKILGMTLVTPQTGSQGQIVRRLLVEQGLDIRKEFYIGLVVDRGRRRVCLMASAEGGMDIERVAADYPEKIHKVYIDPGAGLTATEAEDITSRIGFSGAAVAETAALLQNLYRAYDSTDASLVEINPLILTGENRIVALDAKMNFDDNALFRHPDIADLRDLDEEDAAEIEASRYGLSYISLDGNIGCLVNGAGLAMATMDIIKFYGGNPANFLDVGGGATTEKVMEAFKLMLRNPRLQAILINIFGGIMKCDVIAEGVVAAAREVRLNVPLVVRLEGTNAEIGKKILTESGLAIISAANMADAAEKAVTAAASATSAAMPATGS; this is translated from the coding sequence ATGAAAATCCATGAATACCAGGCCAAACATATCCTGCATCAGTTTGGTATACCCATACCTCGAGGGCATTCCTGCTTCAACGTGGATGAAGCGGTGGCAACCGCTAAAAAACTGGGTGGAAGCACATGGGTGGTCAAGGCCCAAATCCATGCAGGGGGACGCGGGAAGGGTGGCGGGGTGAAGATCGCCAGATCGCTTGACGAGGTGAAACAATTTGCCGAAAAAATACTCGGCATGACGCTCGTCACGCCACAGACGGGTTCGCAGGGTCAGATCGTACGACGGCTGCTGGTCGAACAGGGTCTCGATATCAGGAAGGAGTTCTACATTGGACTGGTGGTGGATCGGGGCCGCCGCCGTGTCTGCCTGATGGCGAGTGCCGAAGGGGGGATGGATATCGAGCGGGTCGCTGCCGATTATCCGGAAAAGATCCACAAAGTGTATATCGATCCGGGGGCGGGACTGACCGCTACGGAAGCGGAAGATATCACGAGCAGGATCGGCTTTTCCGGTGCGGCAGTGGCGGAAACGGCTGCACTGTTGCAGAATCTATACCGCGCTTACGACAGCACGGACGCATCGCTCGTCGAAATCAATCCGCTGATACTCACCGGCGAAAATCGCATTGTCGCGCTCGATGCGAAGATGAATTTTGACGATAACGCGCTTTTCCGGCACCCCGATATCGCCGACTTGCGTGATCTTGACGAAGAAGATGCGGCAGAGATCGAGGCGTCCAGATACGGTCTTTCCTACATCTCGCTCGATGGCAACATAGGTTGCCTGGTAAATGGAGCCGGTCTTGCAATGGCTACCATGGATATCATCAAGTTCTACGGAGGAAATCCGGCCAATTTTCTCGACGTGGGAGGAGGCGCAACCACTGAAAAAGTCATGGAAGCCTTCAAACTGATGCTGCGCAATCCAAGACTGCAAGCCATACTGATCAATATATTCGGGGGCATCATGAAATGTGATGTCATTGCAGAGGGAGTAGTGGCAGCAGCGCGTGAAGTAAGGTTGAATGTTCCCCTGGTGGTTCGTCTCGAAGGCACGAATGCGGAGATCGGGAAAAAGATCCTGACCGAATCAGGTCTTGCC
- a CDS encoding Stp1/IreP family PP2C-type Ser/Thr phosphatase, whose amino-acid sequence MISLHSAGATNVGLWRDNNEDSYLIIPQARVLALADGMGGAAAGEVASQHFVDMVRIAFSELASPRKESVSERIQHVFERANARILEHIIQHPADTGMGCTADLLVFDGERYIIGHVGDSRVYLLRDGRLQQLTKDHSLVQSQVDRGMLTPQEAKHHFRKNILLRAVGTDSAIACDIVQGAVLGSDIFLLCSDGLTDMVGNADIEIVLASAEPLEQKVERLISAALEAGGKDNVTVILCEVEDA is encoded by the coding sequence TTGATCAGCTTACACTCGGCTGGTGCAACCAACGTGGGCCTGTGGCGGGATAACAATGAGGATAGTTATCTGATCATACCACAGGCCCGCGTCCTGGCACTCGCAGATGGCATGGGTGGCGCGGCGGCCGGCGAGGTCGCCAGTCAACATTTTGTCGACATGGTGCGAATCGCATTTTCCGAACTGGCTTCGCCTCGGAAAGAGAGCGTTTCTGAGCGCATTCAGCATGTATTCGAGCGGGCAAATGCGCGCATCCTCGAACACATCATCCAGCACCCGGCCGATACAGGAATGGGATGCACAGCAGATCTTCTCGTGTTCGACGGCGAGCGGTATATTATCGGCCACGTGGGGGATAGCAGAGTTTATCTGCTGCGCGACGGAAGACTGCAGCAGTTGACTAAAGATCATTCGCTGGTACAGTCACAGGTGGATAGAGGCATGCTCACGCCCCAGGAGGCAAAGCATCACTTCCGAAAAAACATTCTCCTGCGCGCCGTGGGAACCGATTCGGCAATAGCATGCGATATCGTGCAAGGGGCGGTGCTCGGCAGCGATATTTTTTTATTGTGTTCGGATGGATTGACCGACATGGTGGGGAACGCGGATATCGAAATTGTGCTCGCTTCCGCGGAACCTCTTGAGCAAAAAGTGGAGAGACTGATCTCGGCAGCTTTGGAAGCTGGGGGAAAAGACAATGTCACCGTGATTCTCTGTGAAGTAGAGGATGCGTAG
- the nirK gene encoding copper-containing nitrite reductase yields the protein MGRTFLLLTAVCATFGYLSPVAAEQGSNSGVTYRPDVTFTLRTDIGEGKLVFVGESGTIAGKINPDLEVNPGAVVQINLVNGDGAMHDIAIPELGAKSDNITAKGAATSMVFRAVRTGTFEYLCTLPGHKAAGMFGRLIVGKPPEEAKGYVTNVAQDPRAVGEPVGTRASRHLTLNLEATEIEGQLSDKKLYKYWTFNNRVPGPLLRVKVGDTITINLHNSASSTNIHSIDFHAVTGPGGGAAVTQAAPGETKSFTFKSLHPGLFVYHCATPMVAHHIANGMYGMVLVEPEGGLPMADREFYVMQGELYTTHSHNVRGLQEFSLENLLAENPQHLVFNGTVDALTKMYTMEANTGDNVRIYFGVGGPNLTSSFHIIGEVFDKVYDQASLTSPPLTDVQTTLVPPGGATIVEFKVDYPGRYILVDHALSRMEKGLAGYLTVRGKANAEIFKP from the coding sequence ATGGGAAGGACCTTTTTACTGCTTACAGCCGTTTGCGCAACGTTCGGTTATTTATCCCCGGTCGCTGCCGAACAAGGCAGCAACAGCGGTGTCACCTACCGACCCGACGTTACCTTTACCCTTCGTACGGATATCGGCGAGGGTAAACTGGTATTTGTCGGTGAATCAGGTACGATCGCGGGCAAAATCAACCCTGACCTGGAGGTAAACCCGGGCGCAGTGGTTCAGATCAATCTGGTCAACGGCGATGGTGCCATGCATGACATCGCCATTCCTGAGCTGGGCGCCAAATCGGATAATATCACAGCGAAAGGCGCTGCCACTTCGATGGTATTTCGTGCAGTCCGTACCGGCACCTTTGAGTACCTCTGCACACTGCCCGGGCACAAGGCCGCCGGCATGTTCGGCCGTCTCATTGTCGGCAAGCCGCCGGAGGAAGCGAAAGGATATGTAACCAACGTGGCCCAGGACCCGCGCGCCGTGGGAGAGCCGGTCGGAACGCGGGCTTCAAGGCATTTGACACTCAATCTCGAAGCAACCGAAATCGAAGGGCAACTTTCGGACAAGAAGCTCTATAAATACTGGACCTTCAATAACAGGGTGCCGGGACCCCTCCTGCGCGTGAAGGTAGGGGATACCATCACTATCAATCTGCATAATAGCGCAAGCAGTACCAACATCCATTCGATAGATTTCCATGCCGTAACAGGACCGGGTGGAGGTGCCGCGGTCACGCAGGCGGCACCGGGCGAGACAAAGAGCTTCACCTTCAAGTCGCTTCATCCTGGACTGTTCGTTTACCATTGTGCAACTCCCATGGTTGCGCATCATATTGCGAACGGCATGTATGGCATGGTTCTGGTCGAGCCCGAGGGAGGTCTGCCCATGGCTGACAGGGAATTCTATGTAATGCAGGGTGAGCTCTACACCACCCACTCCCACAATGTGCGAGGTCTGCAGGAATTTTCGCTGGAAAATCTGCTCGCGGAGAATCCCCAGCACCTAGTGTTCAATGGCACCGTGGATGCGCTTACGAAAATGTACACCATGGAAGCGAACACGGGCGATAACGTGCGCATCTATTTTGGTGTGGGCGGTCCCAACCTCACCTCCAGCTTCCACATCATCGGGGAAGTCTTCGATAAGGTGTACGACCAGGCTTCATTGACCAGTCCGCCATTGACAGATGTGCAAACGACGCTCGTTCCGCCAGGCGGTGCCACCATTGTGGAATTCAAGGTCGATTATCCCGGCCGCTATATTCTGGTTGATCACGCGCTGTCGCGTATGGAGAAAGGATTAGCAGGTTATCTCACGGTGCGTGGGAAGGCAAACGCGGAAATATTCAAGCCGTAA
- a CDS encoding NAD(P)/FAD-dependent oxidoreductase, with protein sequence MMKTKIAIIGGGFAGLNLVKHLAGKEEFDVTLVDMNNYHLFPPLLYQAATGFLDVSNIAYPFRKFFHDKVNVHFRLGKLQKVMPEGNKVLLSTGELAYDCLVLATGTEPNYFGIENIRRAALPMKTADDAIEIRNYMLQKMEEVTIEVDEMRRKKLFSVVIAGGGPTGVEIAGMLAEMRKRILHRDYPELTGLQPRIHLVDSASALLGAMSVHSQKYTYEVLLKMGVEIHLNTQVKDYINDTVIFSDGKTLETQILLWTAGVTGKIFEGLPHECYGRGNRLLVNEYNKVSGTRDIYAIGDTCLLTSDRNFPQGHPQLAQVALQQGRNLAANLVAVIRNQPLTPFAYNDKGSLAIIGRNKAVADFPKPALHLEGFMAWGIWLFVHLFSLVTYRNRFMTLANWAVAFFTKDQSLRMIIRPRSDQQSSRNE encoded by the coding sequence ATGATGAAAACCAAAATCGCCATTATTGGTGGGGGCTTTGCTGGACTGAACTTGGTCAAGCATTTGGCTGGAAAAGAGGAATTTGATGTGACGCTGGTTGACATGAATAACTATCATCTTTTTCCTCCGCTTCTGTACCAGGCTGCGACCGGCTTCCTGGACGTGTCCAATATTGCGTACCCCTTCCGAAAATTTTTCCATGACAAGGTGAACGTCCATTTCCGGCTGGGCAAGCTGCAAAAGGTGATGCCTGAAGGAAACAAGGTACTCCTGTCCACGGGCGAGTTGGCCTACGATTGTCTTGTTCTCGCCACGGGCACCGAGCCCAATTATTTTGGCATCGAAAATATTCGCCGGGCAGCACTGCCGATGAAGACGGCCGATGATGCCATAGAAATACGAAATTACATGCTTCAAAAAATGGAAGAAGTAACTATTGAGGTTGACGAAATGAGGAGGAAAAAACTGTTTTCGGTCGTGATTGCCGGTGGTGGTCCCACGGGAGTGGAAATTGCGGGCATGTTGGCAGAGATGCGCAAGAGAATCCTCCACAGGGATTACCCTGAATTGACCGGTCTCCAGCCACGGATTCACCTTGTTGACAGTGCGTCCGCTCTATTGGGCGCGATGAGCGTTCATTCGCAAAAATACACCTACGAAGTGCTGCTGAAGATGGGCGTTGAAATACATCTAAATACCCAGGTGAAGGATTACATAAACGATACAGTGATTTTCTCCGACGGAAAAACCCTTGAGACGCAAATCCTGCTGTGGACTGCCGGCGTGACAGGGAAGATATTCGAAGGCCTGCCCCACGAATGTTATGGACGAGGTAACCGCCTGCTGGTAAATGAATATAACAAAGTCAGCGGAACAAGGGACATCTACGCCATAGGCGATACTTGTCTGCTGACCTCGGATAGAAATTTTCCGCAGGGACATCCCCAGCTTGCACAAGTGGCGCTTCAGCAAGGCAGAAACCTGGCCGCCAATCTTGTTGCCGTCATCCGTAACCAACCTTTGACACCGTTTGCATACAATGACAAAGGATCTCTGGCCATTATCGGTAGAAACAAGGCCGTGGCCGACTTTCCCAAACCCGCCTTGCATCTCGAAGGATTCATGGCATGGGGAATCTGGCTATTTGTACACCTTTTTTCTCTTGTCACTTATCGTAACCGGTTTATGACATTAGCAAACTGGGCAGTTGCTTTTTTCACCAAGGATCAATCCTTGAGAATGATTATCAGGCCTCGATCGGATCAACAGAGCAGCAGGAATGAATGA
- a CDS encoding exonuclease domain-containing protein, which translates to MLPFPYVILDLETTGGTPLHDRIIEIALIRFEEGMESERWETLVNPGISIPPFITHLTGISNGMVKDAPSFGDIAHRLYGFLDGAVLAAHNVRFDYGFLKNEYRRMGALLQHRVLCTARLSRKLYPQHKGHGLDAIMQRHGLKTEMRHRAMGDVELVAAYLEMARRELGAREVQEAAAILLKDPSLPAGLDASILDQIPDRPGVYFFYGKNGLPLYIGKSVTLRSRVMSHFSGDHASFSDMRIAQEVERVEWMETAGELGALLLESRLIKEHHPIHNKRLRRSRTLFSLKLGDDSYEAPLVNIVTEEDIHPEVFGDLYGLFRSKTKAVDALREVVRENRLCPRVVGLENGKGACFAHQLKRCNGVCAGKEVPQLHYLRLKQALLPLKLKSWPYPGRIGIREYNASSGRSEVHVFHYWCHLGTVDNEAGLDDVLGTRSSMKFDLDTYKLLLKTLGKQTEVITFG; encoded by the coding sequence TTGCTTCCTTTTCCCTACGTCATCCTGGACCTGGAAACCACGGGCGGCACGCCCCTGCATGACCGCATCATCGAGATTGCGCTCATTCGTTTCGAGGAAGGAATGGAAAGCGAGCGTTGGGAAACGCTCGTTAATCCAGGCATATCCATTCCGCCTTTCATCACGCATCTGACCGGTATCAGCAACGGGATGGTAAAGGATGCGCCTTCCTTCGGGGATATCGCCCACCGGCTCTACGGTTTTCTTGATGGAGCGGTGCTGGCAGCGCATAACGTCCGCTTCGACTACGGATTCCTGAAGAACGAGTACCGGCGCATGGGCGCGCTGCTCCAGCACAGGGTATTGTGCACGGCCCGGCTTTCGCGCAAGCTCTATCCTCAGCACAAGGGTCATGGACTCGATGCCATCATGCAGCGTCATGGGCTAAAGACCGAGATGCGCCACCGGGCGATGGGGGACGTGGAGCTCGTCGCAGCCTATCTTGAGATGGCAAGGCGCGAGCTGGGTGCCCGGGAGGTACAAGAAGCGGCAGCCATCCTGCTGAAAGACCCAAGCCTGCCCGCAGGCCTGGATGCTTCGATTCTGGACCAGATTCCGGACAGGCCGGGTGTCTATTTCTTCTACGGCAAAAACGGCCTTCCCCTCTATATCGGCAAGAGCGTGACGCTGCGCTCCCGGGTCATGTCCCATTTCAGCGGCGACCATGCTTCGTTCAGCGACATGCGCATTGCCCAGGAGGTCGAGCGGGTCGAATGGATGGAAACAGCCGGGGAACTGGGCGCACTGCTGCTGGAGTCGAGGTTAATCAAGGAGCATCATCCCATCCACAACAAGCGATTGCGCCGCTCCCGCACGCTCTTTTCCCTGAAGCTGGGCGACGACTCGTACGAGGCTCCCCTGGTGAATATCGTGACGGAAGAGGATATCCACCCTGAGGTGTTCGGCGATCTGTACGGGCTCTTCCGCTCGAAAACAAAAGCGGTTGATGCACTGCGCGAGGTTGTCCGGGAGAACAGGTTGTGTCCCCGGGTGGTAGGCCTTGAGAATGGGAAGGGCGCGTGTTTCGCACACCAGTTGAAACGCTGTAACGGCGTCTGCGCGGGCAAGGAAGTGCCGCAACTGCATTACCTGCGCCTGAAACAGGCGCTGCTCCCCCTTAAGCTCAAATCATGGCCCTATCCCGGCAGGATCGGCATACGGGAATACAATGCGTCGTCCGGCCGATCGGAAGTGCATGTCTTCCACTACTGGTGCCATCTGGGAACGGTGGACAACGAAGCCGGCCTGGACGATGTGCTGGGGACGCGCTCATCCATGAAGTTTGATCTCGATACCTACAAGCTGCTCCTAAAGACCCTGGGAAAGCAAACAGAGGTGATTACGTTTGGATAG
- a CDS encoding thermonuclease family protein: protein MLSGRVVKIADGDTLTVLDKSNRQHKIRLLGIDAPEHAQPFGTVSRQNLADLVFGKTVAVEWYKQDRYQRILGKVLLNGQDVNLKQIKAGLAWHYKQYDKDLRRADKQLYAEAQKAASLKGIGLWNDVAPVAPWDFRHNKSAPSVADDGCEIRLGEFRYKIDPVICGIFRNALKSASTLPGLMELVHLATRPGSREAN, encoded by the coding sequence ATGTTGAGCGGTCGCGTGGTCAAGATCGCCGATGGCGATACCCTGACAGTCCTCGACAAGTCAAACCGGCAGCACAAGATCAGACTTTTGGGAATCGATGCGCCTGAACATGCACAGCCGTTTGGCACCGTATCCCGGCAAAACCTGGCTGATCTGGTGTTTGGCAAAACAGTTGCCGTGGAGTGGTACAAGCAAGATCGCTATCAGCGTATTTTGGGAAAAGTGCTGCTGAATGGGCAGGACGTAAACTTGAAGCAGATCAAGGCCGGGCTGGCATGGCATTACAAACAGTATGACAAAGATCTGCGGCGGGCTGATAAGCAGCTTTATGCCGAGGCTCAGAAGGCAGCCAGTCTCAAGGGCATTGGACTGTGGAATGATGTGGCGCCTGTCGCACCGTGGGATTTCCGGCACAATAAGTCTGCCCCATCAGTTGCAGACGATGGATGCGAGATCAGGCTTGGTGAATTCCGGTACAAGATCGACCCCGTCATTTGTGGAATTTTTCGGAATGCCCTCAAGTCTGCCTCCACCCTGCCCGGACTCATGGAGCTTGTGCATCTTGCAACTCGTCCTGGCTCACGAGAAGCCAATTGA
- a CDS encoding XRE family transcriptional regulator gives MRTYKEHSQGTDNVLTNPGFDGGEEPSAKTLLGIKLNELIGRRGLSQTATIRLTGMALPKASQIGCYKLQDISSERFIQAVASIKVTCNVTG, from the coding sequence ATGAGGACATACAAAGAGCATTCTCAAGGTACCGATAATGTGCTGACCAACCCCGGTTTTGACGGTGGGGAGGAACCATCGGCGAAGACGCTCCTCGGGATCAAGCTAAACGAACTGATAGGCAGGCGAGGTTTAAGTCAGACAGCAACCATTCGCCTCACCGGCATGGCGCTGCCGAAAGCGTCCCAGATTGGGTGCTACAAGCTGCAGGACATCTCGTCCGAGCGCTTCATACAGGCAGTGGCTAGCATCAAGGTAACGTGTAATGTCACGGGATAG
- a CDS encoding copper-transporting P-type ATPase has protein sequence MTAAGGQWTCPMHPEIIQDEPGDCPICGMVLVPLVGTGTGTGEGEAGDSELRDLAQRLKVGVVLSIPLVMAAMTPMIGAHDLFGLQPRLRGWVEFFLATPVVLWVGWPILRKFWFSLVHRALNMYTLIGLGVAFAYLFSLAAVFLPGLFPPEFREHDGAVGTYFEAAAIITTLVILGEYLQTRAMGQTSRAIQQLLKLAPNQAWRVRDDGTEEQVSLDLIGVGDRLRVKPGEKIPVDGTVLEGISRVDESMITGEPMPVAKAAGDKVTGATINSNGSLVIRAERVGADTLLARIVHMVGEAQRTRAPIQKLADVIAAYFVQIVIAIAVITALAWGVAGPEPRFTYAFLNAIAVLIIACPCAVGLATPISMTVAMGQGAHAGILFRNAEAIERMREIDTVVVDKTGTLTLGRPTLTDFAVEGMEQDEAVALVAGVEQRSEHPIAHAIAEAAKARGLNLPTPENFEAINGLGVKADVGGKRVLVGSRDFLMLHGVDTQSWHHRVEDWRAQAKTVVFFAVNEIAAGIAAVADPVKEGTSEAIAVLKHLDVRVVMLTGDSRRTADVIARYLGIDEVLAEVLPADKADHVKRLQAEGHKVAMAGDGINDAPALAQADVGIAMGTGTDVAMESAGVTLVKGDLRGIERAVALSRATMRNIRQNLVFAFGYNALGIPLAAGVLYPVFGLLLSPMFAGAAMAMSSVSVVTNALRLNRIKL, from the coding sequence GTGACAGCAGCAGGCGGCCAATGGACCTGCCCCATGCACCCGGAGATCATCCAAGATGAACCCGGCGACTGCCCCATCTGCGGAATGGTATTGGTACCCCTTGTCGGCACAGGCACAGGTACTGGCGAAGGCGAAGCCGGCGACTCAGAGTTGCGAGATCTCGCGCAGCGGCTGAAGGTGGGGGTCGTGCTATCGATTCCCCTTGTAATGGCGGCGATGACTCCCATGATTGGAGCCCATGACTTGTTCGGGCTACAGCCGCGCTTGCGCGGATGGGTTGAATTCTTCCTGGCTACACCGGTTGTGTTGTGGGTGGGATGGCCAATTCTGCGCAAATTCTGGTTCTCGCTCGTGCATCGCGCGCTCAACATGTATACGCTGATCGGATTGGGAGTCGCATTTGCCTATCTGTTCAGTCTGGCAGCCGTATTCTTGCCCGGCTTGTTCCCACCGGAGTTTAGGGAACACGATGGCGCCGTGGGAACATATTTTGAGGCCGCTGCCATCATTACGACCCTGGTAATACTGGGTGAATATCTCCAGACACGAGCCATGGGGCAAACCAGCCGAGCCATTCAGCAGTTGTTGAAGTTGGCACCTAACCAGGCATGGCGTGTGCGTGATGATGGAACGGAAGAGCAGGTTTCACTGGATTTGATTGGGGTGGGCGACCGATTGCGTGTAAAGCCCGGAGAAAAAATTCCAGTCGACGGCACGGTGCTTGAGGGGATAAGCCGAGTGGACGAATCGATGATTACCGGCGAGCCCATGCCGGTAGCTAAAGCAGCGGGCGATAAGGTAACCGGGGCCACCATCAACAGCAATGGCTCATTGGTAATACGCGCCGAACGGGTGGGTGCAGACACGCTGCTGGCACGCATCGTTCATATGGTCGGAGAAGCGCAGCGCACACGCGCGCCGATCCAAAAACTCGCCGATGTGATCGCGGCGTATTTTGTCCAGATCGTTATCGCTATCGCCGTTATCACCGCGCTTGCCTGGGGGGTTGCGGGCCCTGAGCCCCGGTTTACCTATGCGTTTCTCAACGCCATTGCGGTCCTCATCATTGCATGTCCTTGCGCAGTAGGCCTTGCCACGCCTATCTCCATGACGGTCGCGATGGGGCAGGGTGCGCATGCGGGTATCCTGTTCCGCAACGCTGAAGCGATCGAGCGGATGCGTGAAATCGACACCGTAGTGGTTGACAAGACGGGAACCCTCACCTTGGGGCGTCCCACACTGACTGATTTTGCCGTAGAAGGCATGGAACAAGACGAGGCGGTAGCACTCGTGGCAGGGGTGGAGCAGCGTTCCGAGCATCCCATTGCCCATGCAATCGCTGAGGCTGCCAAGGCCCGCGGTTTAAATCTCCCGACCCCGGAAAATTTCGAGGCGATCAACGGGCTTGGCGTCAAGGCCGACGTCGGCGGCAAGCGCGTGCTCGTGGGCAGTCGCGATTTTCTCATGCTGCACGGAGTGGATACGCAATCCTGGCACCATCGAGTAGAAGATTGGCGTGCCCAGGCCAAAACGGTAGTATTCTTCGCTGTGAATGAAATTGCCGCTGGAATCGCAGCAGTCGCCGATCCCGTCAAGGAAGGCACATCCGAAGCCATCGCGGTACTTAAGCACTTGGACGTGCGCGTCGTGATGCTCACGGGGGACTCAAGGCGCACAGCCGATGTGATCGCTCGATATCTTGGCATTGATGAAGTGCTGGCCGAGGTACTCCCGGCAGACAAGGCCGATCATGTTAAACGGTTACAGGCTGAAGGGCATAAGGTAGCCATGGCGGGTGATGGCATCAATGACGCGCCTGCGCTAGCGCAAGCTGATGTCGGTATCGCAATGGGTACTGGCACTGACGTGGCAATGGAGAGCGCTGGGGTGACCCTTGTCAAAGGAGACCTGCGTGGTATTGAACGAGCCGTCGCCCTGTCGCGCGCCACCATGCGCAACATCCGGCAAAACCTCGTCTTCGCATTCGGCTACAATGCGCTGGGCATACCGCTCGCTGCGGGCGTGCTTTACCCCGTCTTCGGGCTGCTGCTCTCGCCCATGTTCGCTGGCGCTGCCATGGCAATGAGCTCCGTATCGGTCGTGACCAATGCCTTGCGGCTAAATCGCATCAAATTATGA
- a CDS encoding carboxymuconolactone decarboxylase family protein, with product MAGFNAMAQSALKPGALSEVHKELIALAIGVAGHCDGDLLGFPGPFRELVFGAG from the coding sequence ATGGCAGGGTTCAACGCGATGGCACAGAGCGCCCTCAAACCGGGTGCCTTGTCCGAGGTGCATAAGGAACTGATAGCCCTTGCGATTGGCGTGGCGGGGCACTGTGACGGTGATCTGCTTGGGTTTCCAGGACCATTCCGAGAGTTAGTTTTCGGCGCTGGTTAA